From Streptomyces zhihengii, the proteins below share one genomic window:
- a CDS encoding DUF6274 family protein: MTDTAGRHETRALLRAHLAAATGYRHITRTCPVCHRLLRLAMERPEPPRASRTPRRPSEERDQRPPEE; this comes from the coding sequence ATGACGGACACGGCGGGACGGCACGAGACCCGCGCGCTGCTGCGCGCCCATCTGGCGGCCGCGACGGGCTACCGCCACATCACGAGGACCTGCCCCGTCTGCCATCGCCTCCTGCGCCTCGCGATGGAGCGCCCCGAGCCCCCGCGGGCGTCGCGGACGCCCCGCAGGCCGTCGGAGGAGAGGGACCAACGTCCCCCCGAAGAGTGA
- a CDS encoding maleylpyruvate isomerase family mycothiol-dependent enzyme, with protein MPPARKRLRSYDHDKVVAAVRAQFGHVRAAVDTLTPEQFALPTRLGDWTVRELSAHIAMVASLVVGYLERPEPETVDLALLDWPFATVTAQAKVDEDTRAFAAGPEIGDLFARTGRDLDAVLPGAPPARIVPMRFGGMRLGDFLVTRTVEMVVHTDDLADATGLEIPYDRQALAACTRLLADAIAVKAPGGSTEVRIPPYAVVQCVEGPRHTRGTPPNVVETDPLTWIRLATGRTTWADELAAATVRASGERADLGPLLPILG; from the coding sequence ATGCCACCGGCCAGGAAGCGACTTCGCAGCTACGACCACGACAAGGTCGTGGCCGCCGTCCGGGCCCAGTTCGGGCATGTGCGGGCGGCGGTGGACACGCTGACGCCCGAGCAGTTCGCGCTGCCCACCCGGCTCGGCGACTGGACGGTGCGCGAACTGTCCGCGCACATCGCGATGGTCGCCTCGCTGGTCGTCGGATACCTGGAGCGGCCCGAGCCCGAGACCGTCGACCTCGCCCTGCTGGACTGGCCGTTCGCGACGGTGACCGCGCAGGCGAAGGTCGACGAGGACACCCGGGCCTTCGCCGCCGGACCGGAGATCGGGGACCTCTTCGCACGGACCGGGCGCGACCTGGACGCCGTGCTGCCGGGGGCGCCGCCGGCCCGGATCGTGCCGATGCGCTTCGGGGGCATGCGGCTCGGCGACTTCCTCGTCACCCGCACCGTCGAGATGGTCGTCCACACCGACGACCTCGCCGACGCGACCGGGCTGGAGATCCCGTACGACCGGCAGGCGCTCGCCGCCTGCACCCGGCTGCTGGCGGACGCGATCGCGGTCAAGGCGCCGGGGGGCTCCACCGAGGTGCGGATCCCGCCGTACGCCGTCGTCCAGTGCGTCGAGGGGCCCCGGCACACCCGGGGCACGCCGCCCAATGTCGTCGAGACCGATCCGCTGACCTGGATCCGGCTCGCCACCGGGCGGACGACCTGGGCGGACGAGCTCGCGGCGGCCACGGTACGGGCGAGCGGGGAGCGGGCCGACCTGGGGCCGCTGCTGCCGATCCTCGGCTGA
- the bldC gene encoding developmental transcriptional regulator BldC, which yields MTARTPDAEPLLTPAEVATMFRVDPKTVTRWAKAGKLTSIRTLGGHRRYREAEVRALLAGIPQQRSEA from the coding sequence ATGACCGCTCGCACCCCTGATGCCGAGCCGCTGCTGACCCCGGCTGAGGTTGCCACGATGTTCCGCGTGGACCCGAAGACGGTCACCCGCTGGGCTAAGGCGGGCAAGCTCACGTCCATCCGCACGCTCGGAGGACACCGCCGCTACCGCGAGGCAGAGGTCCGCGCACTGCTTGCGGGTATTCCGCAGCAGCGCAGCGAGGCCTGA
- the purM gene encoding phosphoribosylformylglycinamidine cyclo-ligase, which produces MSQAHPADGGASYAGAGVDIEAGDRAVELMKEWVKKTQRPEVAGLGGLGGFAGLFDASALKRYERPLLASATDGVGTKVDIARQMGVYDTIGHDLVAMVMDDIVVCGAEPLFMTDYICVGKVHPERVAGIVKGIAEGCVLAGTALVGGETAEHPGLLGPDDFDVAGAGTGVVEADRLLGPDRIREGDVVIAMASSGLHSNGYSLVRHVLFDRAGMSLDAHVEELGRTLGEELLEPTRIYSLDCLAVTRTTEVHAFSHITGGGLAANLARVIPDGLHATVDRGTWTPGAVFDLVGTAGAVERLELEKTLNMGVGMMAVVPETSVDVALTTLADRGVDAWVAGRIVARGDHAGGAELTGGYAR; this is translated from the coding sequence ATGTCCCAGGCACATCCTGCCGACGGCGGCGCCAGCTACGCAGGTGCGGGCGTCGACATCGAAGCGGGCGACCGCGCCGTCGAGCTGATGAAGGAGTGGGTGAAGAAGACGCAGCGCCCCGAGGTCGCCGGTCTCGGCGGTCTCGGCGGATTCGCCGGCCTCTTCGACGCCTCCGCCCTCAAGCGCTACGAGCGTCCGCTGCTCGCCTCGGCCACCGACGGCGTCGGTACCAAGGTCGACATCGCCCGTCAGATGGGTGTCTACGACACGATCGGCCACGACCTGGTCGCCATGGTCATGGACGACATCGTCGTGTGCGGTGCCGAGCCCCTGTTCATGACCGACTACATCTGCGTCGGCAAGGTGCACCCCGAGCGGGTCGCCGGGATCGTCAAGGGCATCGCCGAGGGCTGCGTGCTCGCCGGCACGGCCCTGGTCGGCGGCGAGACCGCCGAGCACCCCGGCCTGCTCGGCCCCGACGACTTCGACGTCGCCGGCGCCGGCACGGGCGTGGTCGAGGCGGACCGGCTGCTGGGCCCCGACCGGATCCGTGAGGGCGACGTGGTCATCGCCATGGCGTCCTCCGGGCTTCACTCGAACGGGTACTCGCTCGTCCGGCACGTGCTCTTCGACCGCGCGGGCATGTCGCTCGACGCGCATGTGGAGGAGCTCGGCAGGACCCTCGGCGAGGAGCTGCTGGAGCCGACCAGGATCTACTCGCTGGACTGCCTGGCGGTCACCCGGACGACCGAGGTGCACGCCTTCAGCCACATCACCGGCGGCGGCCTCGCGGCCAACCTGGCCCGGGTGATCCCGGACGGCCTGCACGCCACGGTGGACCGCGGCACCTGGACGCCGGGCGCCGTGTTCGACCTCGTCGGCACCGCCGGCGCCGTCGAGCGGCTGGAGCTGGAGAAGACCCTGAACATGGGCGTGGGCATGATGGCCGTCGTCCCGGAGACCTCCGTGGACGTGGCGCTGACCACCCTCGCCGACCGCGGCGTGGACGCCTGGGTCGCCGGCCGGATCGTCGCCCGCGGCGACCACGCCGGCGGCGCGGAACTCACCGGCGGATACGCGCGCTAG
- a CDS encoding putative leader peptide, which translates to MQLPGDRTVTLVERRHVDLVRVASAICRCVR; encoded by the coding sequence ATGCAGCTTCCCGGTGACCGGACGGTCACACTCGTGGAGCGCCGCCACGTCGACCTGGTCCGTGTCGCGAGCGCCATCTGTCGCTGCGTGCGCTAG
- a CDS encoding DUF3073 domain-containing protein, producing MGRGRAKAKQTKVARQLKYNSGGTDLSRLANELGASTPSPISNQPPNGEPFEDDDEEDDPYARYADMYNDDEDEDDESGSSSQRRGA from the coding sequence ATGGGGCGCGGCCGGGCCAAGGCCAAGCAGACAAAGGTCGCCCGCCAGCTGAAGTACAACAGCGGCGGGACTGACCTGTCGCGTCTGGCCAACGAGCTGGGCGCTTCTACTCCGAGTCCGATCTCGAACCAGCCGCCCAACGGCGAGCCGTTCGAGGACGACGACGAGGAAGACGACCCGTACGCGCGGTACGCGGACATGTACAACGACGACGAGGACGAGGACGACGAGTCCGGTTCCTCGTCTCAGCGCCGCGGCGCTTGA
- a CDS encoding Leu/Phe/Val dehydrogenase gives MTDVTGARVDVLNTLFRSEQGGHEQVVLCQDRATGLKAVIAIHSTALGPALGGTRFYPYASEEEAVADALNLARGMSYKNAMAGLDHGGGKAVIIGDPELIKTDELLRAYGRFVESLGGRYVTACDVGTYVADMDVVARESRWVTGRSPANGGAGDSSVLTAYGVFQGMRASAQHLWGDPTLRGRKVGVVGVGKVGHYLVEHLLEDGAEVVITDVREDSVRRITDKHPQVTAVADTDALIRTEGLDVYAPCALGGALDDDTVPVLTARVVCGAANNQLAHPGVEKDLADRGILYAPDYVVNAGGVIQVADELHGFDFDRCKTKAAKIFDTTLAIFARAKEDGIPPAAAADRIAEQRMAEARRR, from the coding sequence GTGACCGATGTGACCGGCGCCCGTGTCGACGTACTGAACACCCTGTTCCGATCGGAGCAGGGGGGACACGAGCAAGTCGTGCTGTGCCAGGACCGCGCCACCGGCCTGAAGGCCGTCATCGCCATCCACTCCACCGCCCTGGGCCCGGCCCTCGGCGGCACCCGCTTCTACCCGTACGCCTCCGAGGAGGAAGCCGTCGCCGACGCGCTGAACCTCGCCCGGGGCATGTCGTACAAGAACGCCATGGCCGGCCTGGACCACGGCGGCGGCAAGGCCGTGATCATCGGCGACCCCGAGCTGATCAAGACCGACGAGCTGCTGCGCGCCTACGGGCGCTTCGTGGAGTCCCTCGGCGGCCGCTACGTCACCGCCTGCGACGTCGGCACCTACGTCGCCGACATGGACGTCGTGGCACGCGAGAGCCGCTGGGTCACCGGCCGCTCCCCCGCCAACGGCGGCGCGGGCGACTCCTCCGTCCTCACCGCGTACGGCGTCTTCCAGGGCATGCGCGCCTCGGCCCAGCACCTGTGGGGCGACCCGACGCTGCGCGGCCGCAAGGTCGGCGTCGTCGGCGTCGGCAAGGTGGGCCACTACCTGGTCGAGCACCTGCTGGAGGACGGCGCCGAGGTCGTGATCACCGATGTGCGCGAGGACTCGGTCCGCCGGATCACCGACAAGCACCCGCAGGTCACCGCGGTCGCCGACACCGACGCCCTGATCCGCACCGAGGGCCTGGACGTCTACGCGCCCTGCGCGCTCGGCGGCGCGCTCGACGACGACACCGTCCCGGTGCTCACCGCCCGCGTGGTCTGCGGCGCGGCGAACAACCAGCTCGCCCACCCCGGTGTGGAGAAGGACCTCGCGGACCGCGGGATCCTCTACGCGCCCGACTACGTCGTCAACGCCGGCGGGGTCATCCAGGTCGCCGACGAGCTCCACGGCTTCGACTTCGACCGCTGCAAGACGAAGGCCGCGAAGATCTTCGACACCACGCTGGCAATATTCGCACGTGCGAAGGAAGACGGGATTCCGCCGGCCGCCGCGGCCGACCGGATCGCCGAGCAGCGCATGGCGGAGGCCCGCCGGCGCTGA
- the purF gene encoding amidophosphoribosyltransferase, translated as MPRGDGRLNHDLLPGEKGPQDACGVFGVWAPGEEVAKLTYFGLYALQHRGQESAGIAVSNGSQILVFKDMGLVSQVFDETSLGSLSGHIAVGHARYSTTGASVWENAQPTFRATAHGSIALGHNGNLVNTAQLAEMVAKLPKENGRATQVAATNDTDLVTALLAGQVDDDGKPLTVEEAAAKILPEVRGAFSLVFMDEGTLYAARDPQGIRPLVLGRLERGWVVASESAALDICGASFVREVEPGEMIAIDENGIRTSRFAEAKPKGCVFEYVYLARPDTDIAGRNVYLSRVEMGRKLAKEAPVEADLVIATPESGTPAAIGYAEASGIPYGSGLVKNAYVGRTFIQPSQTIRQLGIRLKLNPLKEVIRGKRLVVVDDSIVRGNTQRALVKMLREAGAAEVHIRISSPPVKWPCFFGIDFATRAELIANGMTIDEIGTSLGADSLSYISIDGMIEATTIAKPNLCRACFDGEYPMELPDPELLGKQLLETELAAGPAATAAADALRRP; from the coding sequence GTGCCACGTGGTGACGGACGACTCAACCACGACCTGCTCCCCGGTGAGAAGGGCCCCCAGGACGCTTGCGGCGTCTTCGGTGTCTGGGCTCCGGGTGAAGAGGTCGCGAAGCTCACTTACTTCGGGCTCTACGCCCTCCAACATCGAGGCCAGGAATCCGCGGGTATCGCGGTCAGCAACGGCTCTCAGATCCTCGTCTTCAAGGACATGGGGCTCGTGTCCCAGGTGTTCGACGAGACCTCCCTCGGCTCCCTGAGCGGTCATATCGCGGTCGGTCACGCCCGCTACTCGACCACCGGTGCCTCCGTCTGGGAGAACGCGCAGCCGACCTTCCGGGCCACGGCCCACGGCTCGATCGCGCTCGGCCACAACGGGAACCTGGTCAACACGGCCCAGCTCGCCGAGATGGTCGCGAAGCTCCCCAAGGAGAACGGCCGGGCGACCCAGGTCGCGGCGACCAACGACACCGATCTGGTCACCGCGCTGCTGGCCGGCCAGGTCGACGACGACGGCAAGCCGCTGACCGTCGAGGAGGCCGCCGCCAAGATCCTCCCCGAGGTCCGGGGCGCGTTCTCGCTGGTCTTCATGGACGAGGGCACCCTCTACGCGGCCCGCGACCCGCAGGGCATCCGCCCGCTGGTCCTCGGCCGCCTGGAGCGCGGCTGGGTCGTCGCCTCCGAGTCGGCGGCGCTCGACATCTGCGGCGCGAGCTTCGTGCGGGAGGTCGAGCCGGGCGAGATGATCGCCATCGACGAGAACGGCATCCGCACCTCTCGATTCGCAGAAGCGAAGCCCAAGGGCTGTGTCTTCGAGTACGTCTACCTGGCCCGTCCCGACACGGACATCGCCGGTCGGAACGTGTACCTCTCGCGGGTCGAAATGGGCCGGAAACTCGCCAAGGAAGCGCCCGTCGAGGCGGATCTGGTCATAGCGACGCCGGAGTCCGGCACGCCCGCCGCCATCGGCTACGCCGAGGCGAGCGGTATCCCGTACGGCTCCGGCCTGGTGAAGAACGCCTACGTGGGCCGCACCTTCATCCAGCCCTCGCAGACCATCCGCCAGCTCGGCATCCGGCTGAAGCTGAACCCGCTGAAGGAAGTCATCCGCGGCAAGCGGCTCGTCGTCGTCGACGACTCGATCGTCCGCGGGAACACCCAGCGCGCGCTGGTCAAGATGCTCCGCGAGGCGGGCGCAGCCGAGGTCCACATCCGGATCTCCTCGCCGCCGGTGAAGTGGCCGTGCTTCTTCGGCATCGACTTCGCCACCCGCGCCGAGCTCATCGCCAACGGCATGACGATCGACGAGATCGGCACCTCGCTCGGGGCCGACTCGCTGTCCTACATCTCCATCGACGGCATGATCGAGGCGACCACCATCGCCAAGCCGAACCTGTGCCGCGCCTGCTTCGACGGCGAGTACCCGATGGAGCTGCCCGATCCCGAGCTGCTCGGCAAGCAGCTCCTGGAGACCGAGCTGGCCGCCGGGCCCGCCGCGACGGCGGCCGCCGACGCCCTCCGTCGTCCGTAA
- a CDS encoding META domain-containing protein translates to MRYQLSIPVTAMALFALAACGTQTGSSSSDGGASVAPDVPLTGTRWSVDSVTVDGRRTAAPDGAYVELTEKGRAQGNYGCNHFGADVSVEGDTVTVGPGEMTEMGCEQRIQGFEDALRAALTGKLKAGLSDGRLTLTTADGDTVALSAEKPAPLVGTTWTVDSLVTGESAASLPAGAEKKAEFKFTEDGKVGGSLGCNRFSATAKIADGSIAFGPVSATRKLCPGPEMELERELTALLAKGTLAYEVKHRALTLTAPNGEGVGAVAAAR, encoded by the coding sequence ATGCGCTACCAGCTGAGCATTCCTGTCACCGCGATGGCCCTGTTCGCCCTTGCCGCGTGCGGCACTCAGACGGGGTCCTCCTCCTCCGACGGCGGAGCGTCCGTGGCGCCGGACGTGCCACTGACCGGCACCCGCTGGTCCGTCGACAGCGTCACCGTCGACGGCCGGCGGACGGCGGCCCCGGACGGCGCGTACGTCGAACTGACCGAGAAGGGCCGGGCCCAGGGCAACTACGGCTGCAACCACTTCGGCGCCGATGTGAGCGTCGAGGGGGACACCGTCACCGTCGGCCCCGGCGAGATGACCGAGATGGGCTGCGAACAGCGGATCCAGGGCTTCGAGGACGCCCTGCGGGCCGCGCTCACCGGCAAGCTGAAGGCGGGGCTGTCCGACGGGCGGCTCACCCTCACCACCGCCGACGGCGACACCGTCGCCCTCAGCGCCGAGAAGCCCGCCCCGCTCGTGGGCACCACCTGGACGGTGGACTCCCTGGTCACCGGGGAGAGCGCCGCCTCGCTGCCCGCGGGGGCGGAGAAGAAGGCGGAGTTCAAGTTCACCGAGGACGGGAAGGTGGGCGGCAGCCTCGGCTGCAACCGCTTCTCCGCCACGGCGAAGATCGCGGACGGATCGATCGCCTTCGGTCCCGTCTCCGCCACCCGCAAGCTGTGCCCGGGCCCCGAGATGGAGCTGGAGCGCGAGCTCACCGCGCTGCTGGCGAAGGGGACCCTCGCCTACGAGGTGAAGCACCGCGCGCTGACCCTGACCGCGCCGAACGGCGAGGGCGTCGGCGCGGTCGCCGCCGCCCGCTGA
- a CDS encoding sulfatase-like hydrolase/transferase, producing the protein MNAYEPSLSRRAFAGATVAGAAAAAVGLPATDAAASGPGERPFRASRSLGRHSRRPNILFILGDDLGWADLSSYGSTHIRTPHLDRLARQGVRFTDAYAGSATCSPTRFSLYTGRFPGRTKGGLAEPIADRTAGLEPTHPTLASLLRDAGYATALIGKWHAGYLPDYSPTRSGWDEFFGNFGGALEYYSKLGLGGEYDLYEGDAEYQDLRYYTRILTERASEYVGRDHGKPWLLNLNFTTPHWPWIADGDTEESAAVTARIKAGDGRALFHNDGGSLDKYREMVEDLDRSVGRVLDALRRSGQEKDTLVFFASDNGGERFSYNWPLSGNKSSLQEGGIRVPSILRWPARIEGHQVSDLPVYTPDWTATLLEIGGARPHPAYPLDGTSLAGHLLRGADVPERDLFWRVRGERALRRGDWKYYRGKTGRDQLFRLSEDVREQADRATAEPARLAELRTAWETVNGTLLPYPS; encoded by the coding sequence GTGAACGCGTACGAGCCCTCCCTGTCCCGGCGTGCCTTCGCCGGCGCCACCGTCGCCGGCGCCGCCGCGGCAGCCGTCGGACTCCCCGCGACCGACGCCGCCGCGTCCGGACCCGGGGAACGCCCCTTCCGTGCCTCGCGCTCCCTCGGCCGGCACTCCCGGCGCCCCAACATCCTGTTCATCCTCGGCGACGACCTCGGCTGGGCCGACCTGTCCTCGTACGGATCGACCCACATACGCACCCCCCACCTGGACCGGCTCGCCCGGCAGGGCGTGCGCTTCACCGACGCCTACGCGGGATCCGCGACCTGCTCCCCCACCCGCTTCAGCCTCTACACCGGCCGCTTCCCCGGCCGCACGAAGGGCGGGCTCGCCGAACCGATCGCCGACCGCACGGCGGGCCTGGAGCCCACCCACCCCACGCTCGCCTCGCTGCTGCGCGACGCCGGCTACGCCACCGCGCTGATCGGCAAGTGGCACGCCGGCTACCTGCCCGACTACAGCCCCACCCGCTCCGGCTGGGACGAGTTCTTCGGCAACTTCGGCGGCGCCCTGGAGTACTACTCCAAACTGGGGCTCGGCGGCGAATACGACCTCTACGAGGGCGACGCCGAGTACCAGGACCTGCGCTACTACACCCGCATCCTGACCGAGCGGGCGAGCGAGTACGTCGGACGCGACCACGGGAAGCCGTGGCTGCTCAACCTCAACTTCACCACCCCGCACTGGCCCTGGATCGCCGACGGCGACACCGAGGAGAGCGCCGCCGTCACCGCGCGGATCAAGGCGGGAGACGGGCGGGCGCTCTTCCACAACGACGGCGGCTCGCTCGACAAGTACCGGGAGATGGTCGAGGACCTCGACCGCTCCGTAGGCCGGGTGCTGGACGCCCTCCGGCGGTCCGGGCAGGAGAAGGACACCCTCGTCTTCTTCGCCAGCGACAACGGCGGCGAGCGCTTCTCCTACAACTGGCCGCTGTCGGGCAACAAGTCCTCGCTCCAGGAGGGCGGCATCCGGGTCCCGTCGATCCTGCGCTGGCCGGCCCGCATCGAGGGACACCAGGTCAGCGACCTGCCGGTGTACACACCGGACTGGACGGCGACCCTGCTGGAGATCGGCGGCGCCCGCCCCCACCCGGCGTACCCGCTGGACGGCACCTCGCTCGCGGGCCATCTGCTGCGCGGCGCCGACGTGCCCGAGCGGGATCTGTTCTGGCGGGTGCGCGGCGAGCGCGCGCTGCGGCGCGGCGACTGGAAGTACTACCGCGGCAAGACCGGCCGCGACCAGCTCTTCCGGCTCTCCGAGGACGTCCGCGAGCAGGCCGACCGGGCCACGGCGGAACCGGCCCGGCTGGCGGAGCTGCGCACCGCCTGGGAGACCGTGAACGGCACGCTGCTGCCCTACCCGTCCTGA